One genomic window of Mailhella massiliensis includes the following:
- a CDS encoding DUF169 domain-containing protein, whose translation MLQAFQNMFDLLGCEEPLGTGYAQQAPEHSLTPVPGGGHACLINYLRLAREKKTCVHFSSAVPGCMGGWVYLGYTLPAPERIVHFVTTGWRGGEGEHYLPSPDSMRRFLQDIDIQPAPAPFCTAAPLSFCREEPQLVTFRCRGEVLSGLSLLACFALDDHHAVAMPFGSGCAHIFAWPLHYRNRGMKKAVVGGTDPSCRPFMGVDELSFTVTFEVFRAMAEAAPRSFLTGKTWAAVRKKIEKSRRAWES comes from the coding sequence ATGCTCCAGGCCTTTCAGAACATGTTCGATCTTCTCGGCTGCGAAGAACCCCTGGGAACAGGTTACGCGCAACAGGCCCCGGAACATTCTCTCACGCCCGTCCCGGGGGGCGGACACGCCTGCCTCATCAATTATCTGCGCCTTGCGCGCGAAAAAAAGACCTGCGTGCACTTTTCCTCCGCCGTTCCGGGCTGCATGGGCGGATGGGTGTATCTCGGCTACACGCTTCCCGCGCCGGAACGCATCGTGCACTTCGTTACCACAGGCTGGCGGGGCGGCGAAGGTGAACATTATCTTCCCTCTCCCGATTCCATGCGGCGCTTTCTGCAGGATATCGACATCCAGCCCGCTCCCGCGCCCTTCTGCACGGCCGCGCCCCTTTCTTTCTGCCGGGAAGAACCGCAGCTCGTCACCTTCCGATGCCGCGGCGAAGTGCTCAGCGGCCTTTCCCTGCTTGCCTGCTTTGCGCTGGATGATCACCACGCCGTCGCCATGCCCTTCGGTTCGGGCTGCGCCCATATTTTCGCCTGGCCGCTGCACTACCGGAACAGGGGCATGAAAAAAGCCGTGGTCGGCGGAACCGATCCTTCCTGTCGTCCCTTCATGGGGGTGGACGAACTTTCCTTTACCGTAACCTTCGAGGTGTTCCGCGCCATGGCCGAGGCCGCGCCCCGCTCCTTCCTTACCGGAAAGACCTGGGCCGCCGTACGGAAAAAGATAGAGAAAAGCCGCAGGGCATGGGAATCGTAA
- a CDS encoding tRNA-specific 2-thiouridylase codes for MNITVAISGGADSLFALLYLKEQGHSVTALHARFLPSPPGGDPVPAMRELCRSIGVPLRVVDLAEPFRRFVMEPFALAHAAARTPNPCAICNRAMKFGLLLDAAAAYGETYATGHYASMEEHPVYGRSLRAGKDAAKDQSYFLALVPVERLRRCLFPLAPWKKPDIRAWLADHGHTPPLPSESQEICFIPGDDHYAWLEARQKEGLNLPGPGPVLLAGENKIIARHRGLWQYTEGQRRGLRIAWKEPLYVLKRLREENTLVVGPKHVLPVTSCSAGELNLMVAPHLWPEKLFVRVRYHQAPVPADVTINEDRMHIAFASPQQPPAPGQVAAVYDGEGFVLAGGVLD; via the coding sequence ATGAACATCACCGTAGCCATCAGCGGCGGCGCAGACAGCCTCTTTGCGCTGCTTTATCTCAAGGAACAGGGCCACTCGGTCACGGCTCTGCACGCCCGTTTTCTGCCCTCGCCCCCCGGCGGCGATCCCGTCCCCGCCATGAGGGAACTCTGCCGGAGCATCGGGGTTCCGCTGCGCGTGGTCGATCTTGCAGAACCGTTCCGCCGTTTCGTCATGGAACCCTTTGCTCTCGCCCATGCCGCCGCACGCACGCCGAATCCCTGCGCGATCTGCAACCGCGCCATGAAGTTCGGCCTGCTGCTCGATGCCGCCGCGGCATACGGGGAAACCTACGCCACCGGCCACTACGCCTCCATGGAAGAGCACCCCGTGTACGGGCGGAGCCTGCGCGCCGGAAAAGACGCCGCCAAGGATCAGAGCTACTTTCTTGCGCTGGTGCCCGTCGAGAGGCTTCGCCGCTGCCTGTTCCCCCTTGCCCCGTGGAAAAAGCCCGACATCCGCGCATGGCTGGCCGACCACGGGCATACGCCTCCGCTGCCTTCCGAAAGTCAGGAAATCTGCTTCATCCCCGGCGACGATCACTACGCCTGGCTGGAAGCGAGGCAGAAGGAGGGGCTGAACCTGCCAGGGCCCGGTCCCGTGCTGCTTGCCGGAGAAAACAAGATCATCGCCCGTCACCGGGGACTCTGGCAGTACACCGAAGGCCAGCGCAGAGGACTGCGCATCGCCTGGAAGGAACCGCTTTATGTGCTGAAGCGCCTTCGGGAAGAAAACACCCTGGTGGTGGGGCCGAAGCATGTTCTGCCCGTGACGTCCTGCTCCGCCGGGGAACTCAACCTCATGGTCGCGCCGCATCTGTGGCCGGAAAAACTCTTCGTGCGCGTGCGCTACCATCAGGCTCCGGTACCGGCAGACGTCACCATCAACGAAGACCGTATGCACATTGCCTTCGCCTCGCCTCAGCAGCCCCCCGCTCCCGGACAGGTCGCCGCCGTGTACGACGGTGAAGGCTTCGTTCTCGCCGGCGGCGTGCTGGACTGA
- a CDS encoding CTP synthase, whose product MKTKFIFVTGGVLSSLGKGLAAASLGALLKARGLSVTIQKLDPYINVDPGTMNPFQHGEVYVTDDGAETDLDLGHYERYLDVSLSQNNNTTSGRIYFNVINKERRGDYLGGTVQVIPHITDEIKRTILSLTEGDNAPDVAIIEIGGTVGDIEGLPFLEAIRQLRSDIGRNNCLNIHLTLVPYLHAAGEYKTKPTQHSVKELLSIGIQPDIILCRCEQTIPADLKKKIALFCNVDEDAVFTSVDVKNVYGVPLKFYEEGFDQKVAIMLRLPARNADLSGWHKLMHDFDEAAKSKVTIAIVGKYVDLKEAYKSLHEALVHAGVANHVSVNLKYVNSEEVNAENAAATFKGCDGILVPGGFGYRGVEGKIEAIRYARENKVPFFGICLGMQCAVIEFARHVAGLTKANSEEFDPLTDEKVIYLMTEWYDFRKNSVEVRDEASNKGGTLRLGAYPCTLLPGTKAAEAYKQENISERHRHRYEFNNAFRETLSQHGMVFSGTSPDGTLVEIVELPDHPWFVGCQFHPEFKSRPMRAHPLFHDFIAAAVKQSRKR is encoded by the coding sequence ATGAAAACCAAGTTCATCTTTGTTACCGGCGGCGTGCTTTCCTCCCTCGGAAAAGGCCTGGCCGCGGCTTCGCTGGGCGCGCTGCTGAAGGCTCGCGGGCTTTCCGTGACCATCCAGAAGCTCGACCCGTACATCAATGTCGACCCCGGCACCATGAACCCCTTCCAGCACGGCGAAGTGTACGTTACCGACGACGGGGCTGAAACCGACCTCGACCTCGGCCACTATGAACGCTACCTCGACGTTTCCCTTTCCCAGAACAACAACACCACCTCCGGGCGCATTTACTTCAACGTCATCAACAAGGAACGCCGCGGCGACTACCTCGGCGGTACCGTGCAGGTGATTCCCCACATCACCGATGAAATCAAGCGCACCATTCTGAGCCTCACCGAGGGCGACAACGCTCCCGACGTCGCCATCATCGAAATCGGCGGCACCGTGGGCGACATCGAAGGCCTGCCCTTCCTGGAAGCCATCCGTCAGCTTCGTTCCGACATCGGCCGCAACAACTGCCTGAACATCCACCTCACTCTCGTGCCCTACCTGCACGCCGCCGGGGAATACAAGACCAAGCCGACCCAGCACAGCGTGAAGGAACTGCTTTCCATCGGCATTCAGCCCGACATCATTCTCTGCCGCTGCGAACAGACCATTCCCGCGGACCTCAAGAAAAAGATCGCCCTGTTCTGCAACGTGGACGAAGACGCGGTGTTCACCTCCGTGGACGTGAAGAACGTGTACGGCGTGCCGCTCAAGTTCTATGAGGAAGGCTTCGACCAGAAGGTGGCCATCATGCTGCGCCTGCCCGCCCGCAACGCCGATCTTTCCGGCTGGCACAAGCTCATGCACGACTTCGACGAAGCCGCCAAGAGCAAGGTGACCATCGCCATCGTGGGCAAGTACGTCGACCTCAAGGAAGCCTACAAGAGCCTGCACGAAGCCCTCGTCCATGCGGGCGTGGCCAACCATGTGTCCGTGAATCTGAAGTACGTCAATTCCGAAGAGGTCAATGCGGAAAACGCCGCCGCCACCTTCAAGGGCTGCGACGGCATTCTGGTGCCCGGCGGCTTCGGCTACCGCGGCGTGGAAGGCAAGATCGAAGCCATCCGCTATGCCCGCGAAAACAAGGTGCCCTTCTTCGGCATCTGCCTCGGTATGCAGTGCGCCGTGATTGAATTCGCCCGCCATGTGGCCGGACTGACCAAGGCCAATTCCGAGGAATTCGATCCGCTCACCGACGAAAAGGTCATCTACCTCATGACGGAATGGTACGACTTCCGCAAGAACTCCGTGGAAGTGCGTGACGAAGCCAGCAACAAGGGCGGCACGCTCCGCCTCGGCGCGTATCCCTGCACGCTTCTTCCCGGTACCAAGGCTGCGGAAGCCTACAAGCAGGAAAACATTTCCGAACGCCACCGCCACCGCTACGAGTTCAACAACGCCTTCCGCGAAACCCTCAGCCAGCACGGCATGGTGTTCAGCGGCACGTCTCCCGACGGCACGCTGGTGGAAATCGTGGAACTGCCCGATCATCCCTGGTTCGTGGGCTGCCAGTTCCATCCTGAATTCAAGTCCCGTCCCATGCGCGCTCATCCGCTCTTCCACGACTTCATCGCCGCTGCGGTGAAGCAGTCCAGGAAGCGCTGA
- a CDS encoding AsnC family transcriptional regulator yields MSQTESMDLIDKKLLDIIQTDFPLVPRPYEELGRKLGISEEEALSRVKSMKERKIIRRLGANFQSARLGFRSTLCGAHVPEEKLDAFIADVNALPGVTHNYLRNHEFNIWFTLIGPSWEDVCATIAGIEERTGVSVMNLPAEKLFKIRVDFQMEE; encoded by the coding sequence ATGTCTCAGACCGAATCCATGGACCTCATCGACAAGAAACTGCTGGACATCATCCAGACGGATTTTCCGCTGGTTCCCCGCCCCTATGAGGAGCTGGGGAGAAAGCTCGGCATTTCCGAAGAGGAAGCGCTTTCCCGGGTGAAGTCCATGAAGGAAAGAAAGATCATCCGCCGCCTGGGGGCCAATTTTCAGTCCGCCAGGCTGGGCTTCCGCTCCACGCTGTGCGGCGCGCATGTACCGGAAGAGAAGCTCGACGCCTTCATCGCCGATGTGAACGCCCTGCCCGGGGTGACGCACAACTATCTGCGCAACCATGAATTCAACATATGGTTCACGCTCATCGGTCCTTCCTGGGAGGACGTGTGCGCCACCATCGCAGGGATTGAGGAACGTACCGGCGTTTCCGTCATGAACCTGCCCGCCGAGAAACTTTTCAAAATACGGGTGGACTTCCAGATGGAGGAATAG
- a CDS encoding DUF4851 domain-containing protein, with protein sequence MKHMFACALLAAATMLCGCAGSSMYRGVDASTGAFVSTYSPVVSVKAAPGYDQVLSGYTLCRVPYENSMLRTLSVDAWVSLQAGEGSQLVTVLAESPSDMIWEVRAIGVDFQSLKVLYENNGIAPNDATVHVYVRPASMDPWTPLFAQGGKAAWQGDTLVARYEWTGGADSSKLIVEYREPAPEILPGLAMNVEDLAAFIARSQKAFTLEGVTSPVNPRPRETVSVPDRLLAPVLGVLSTNRIIMDI encoded by the coding sequence ATGAAACATATGTTTGCCTGTGCGCTTCTGGCCGCTGCAACGATGCTTTGCGGCTGTGCCGGATCTTCCATGTATCGTGGTGTGGACGCTTCCACCGGAGCCTTCGTTTCCACCTATTCCCCGGTAGTGAGCGTGAAGGCCGCTCCCGGCTACGATCAGGTGCTTTCCGGCTATACGCTGTGCCGCGTGCCCTATGAAAACAGTATGCTGCGCACGCTTTCCGTGGACGCCTGGGTTTCCCTCCAGGCCGGAGAAGGTTCGCAGCTCGTCACCGTGCTGGCGGAAAGCCCCAGCGACATGATCTGGGAGGTGCGGGCCATCGGCGTGGACTTCCAGTCGCTGAAGGTGCTGTACGAGAACAACGGCATCGCTCCGAACGACGCCACCGTGCATGTGTATGTGCGTCCCGCCTCCATGGACCCGTGGACGCCTCTGTTCGCGCAGGGCGGAAAGGCCGCCTGGCAGGGGGATACCCTCGTGGCCCGCTATGAATGGACGGGCGGAGCCGACAGCAGCAAGCTCATTGTGGAATACCGCGAACCTGCGCCGGAGATTCTCCCCGGGCTTGCCATGAACGTGGAGGATCTTGCGGCCTTCATCGCGCGTTCGCAGAAGGCCTTCACCCTTGAAGGCGTGACCTCGCCCGTGAATCCCCGCCCGCGCGAGACCGTGAGCGTGCCCGACAGGCTGCTTGCTCCCGTGCTCGGCGTGCTGAGCACCAATCGCATCATCATGGATATCTGA
- the rpsR gene encoding 30S ribosomal protein S18, which produces MAFRKKFAPRRKFCRFCADAELALDYKRPDILRDFITERGKIVARRITGTCAKHQRALTTEIKRARQMALLFYTSAHSSEVKKKTNI; this is translated from the coding sequence ATGGCTTTCCGTAAGAAGTTTGCTCCTCGCCGCAAGTTCTGCCGCTTCTGCGCCGACGCCGAACTGGCTCTCGATTACAAGCGTCCCGACATCCTCCGCGACTTCATCACCGAACGCGGCAAGATCGTCGCCCGCCGCATTACCGGCACCTGCGCCAAGCATCAGCGCGCTCTGACCACCGAAATCAAGCGCGCCCGCCAGATGGCCCTGCTGTTCTACACTTCCGCCCATTCCAGCGAAGTGAAGAAGAAGACCAACATCTAA
- the ahbC gene encoding 12,18-didecarboxysiroheme deacetylase, with protein MIGISKLYCGQVEPSDALRYGRHSGKLPSHLLQFSADKKPVVVWNMTRRCNLKCVHCYAQAETDKGVDPISTEQAKIMIDDLAAYGAPVMLFSGGEPTIRKDLPELASYATAKGMRAVISTNGTLIDRAMAKELKAVGLSYVGVSLDGGEEVHDHFRGVKGSFRRALEGLDYCREEGIKVGLRFTINKRNAVEIPKIFDILRERDIPRVCFYHLVYSGRGTELINEDLNHQETRAIVDLIMDKTRECFDAGTPKEVLTVDNHADGPYVWMRLLREDPKRAEEVFQLLQFNEGNSSGRGIGCISWNGDVSADQFWRHHVFGNVLERPFSEIWDDPNIELLHKLKDKKPHVKGRCAKCRFLNICGGNFRSRAEAYYGDEWAEDPACYLTDEEIGIK; from the coding sequence ATGATTGGCATTTCCAAGCTTTACTGCGGGCAGGTGGAACCGTCCGACGCTCTGCGTTACGGCCGCCATTCCGGCAAGCTGCCTTCCCACCTTCTCCAGTTCTCCGCCGACAAGAAGCCCGTGGTGGTCTGGAACATGACGCGGCGCTGCAACCTGAAATGTGTGCACTGCTACGCCCAGGCCGAAACGGACAAGGGCGTGGACCCCATTTCCACAGAACAGGCCAAGATCATGATCGACGACCTCGCCGCCTACGGCGCGCCGGTCATGCTCTTTTCCGGCGGCGAACCCACCATCCGCAAGGATCTGCCGGAACTGGCGAGCTATGCCACCGCGAAGGGTATGCGCGCCGTCATCTCCACCAACGGCACCCTCATCGACCGCGCCATGGCCAAGGAACTCAAGGCCGTGGGACTTTCCTATGTGGGCGTTTCCCTCGACGGCGGCGAAGAGGTGCACGATCATTTCCGCGGGGTGAAGGGTTCCTTCCGCCGTGCTCTCGAAGGTCTGGACTACTGCCGCGAAGAAGGCATCAAGGTCGGTCTGCGCTTCACCATCAACAAGCGCAATGCCGTGGAAATTCCCAAAATTTTTGACATTCTGCGCGAGCGCGACATTCCCCGCGTGTGTTTCTACCACCTGGTGTACTCCGGCCGCGGCACGGAACTCATCAACGAAGACCTGAATCATCAGGAAACCCGCGCCATCGTGGACCTCATCATGGACAAGACGCGCGAGTGCTTCGACGCGGGCACGCCCAAGGAAGTGCTCACCGTGGACAACCATGCCGACGGGCCCTATGTGTGGATGCGCCTGCTCAGGGAAGACCCGAAGCGCGCCGAAGAAGTGTTCCAGCTTCTGCAGTTCAACGAGGGCAACAGCTCCGGCAGAGGCATCGGCTGCATTTCCTGGAACGGCGATGTTTCCGCCGACCAGTTCTGGCGTCACCATGTGTTCGGCAATGTGCTCGAACGCCCCTTCTCCGAAATATGGGACGACCCGAACATCGAACTTCTGCACAAGCTCAAGGACAAGAAGCCTCACGTGAAGGGCCGCTGCGCCAAATGCCGTTTCCTCAATATCTGCGGCGGCAACTTCCGTTCCCGCGCCGAAGCCTACTACGGCGACGAATGGGCGGAAGATCCGGCCTGCTACCTCACCGATGAGGAAATCGGCATCAAGTAA
- the ahbD gene encoding heme b synthase, with amino-acid sequence MNGHNDAMGSLGACHPGGHPMGRGRHGERPRLLPDGSPKCRLIAWEVTRSCNLACKHCRAEAHPEPYPGELSTAEAKALIDTFPEVGEPIIIFTGGDPMMRSDVYELAAYARDRGLRCVMSPNGTLITEEAALRIKEAGFQRCSISIDGADAASHDAFRGVPGAFDASMRGIEYLKAAGVEFQINTTVTKSNLHSFKDIFHLCERIGAVAWHIFLLVPMGRAAEIQEEVISAEEYEEVLHWFYDFRKTTSMYLKATCAPHYYRIMRQRAREEGVSVTMENFGMDAMTRGCLGGTGFCFISHTGQLQPCGYLTLDCGNVRDTPFPELWKKTPWFLRFRDQSAYKGKCGVCEYHKVCGGCRARAYSMTDDPMAQEPLCLYQPRSAAK; translated from the coding sequence ATGAACGGCCATAACGACGCCATGGGTTCCCTGGGTGCCTGCCATCCCGGCGGGCACCCCATGGGGAGGGGAAGGCACGGCGAAAGGCCGCGCCTTCTGCCCGACGGTTCTCCCAAGTGCCGCCTCATCGCCTGGGAAGTGACGCGCTCCTGCAACCTGGCCTGCAAGCACTGCCGGGCCGAGGCGCATCCCGAACCCTACCCCGGGGAACTTTCCACCGCCGAAGCCAAGGCCCTCATCGATACCTTCCCGGAAGTGGGCGAGCCCATCATCATCTTCACCGGGGGCGACCCCATGATGCGTTCCGACGTATATGAACTTGCCGCCTATGCCCGCGACAGGGGGCTGCGCTGCGTCATGTCGCCCAACGGCACGCTCATCACCGAAGAGGCCGCCCTCAGGATAAAGGAAGCCGGGTTCCAGCGCTGCTCCATCTCCATCGACGGAGCCGACGCCGCGAGCCACGACGCCTTCCGCGGCGTGCCCGGAGCCTTCGACGCCTCCATGCGCGGCATCGAATACCTCAAGGCCGCGGGCGTGGAGTTTCAGATCAACACCACGGTCACCAAGAGCAACCTCCATTCCTTCAAGGACATCTTCCATCTGTGCGAACGCATAGGGGCCGTGGCGTGGCATATCTTCCTGCTGGTCCCCATGGGCCGTGCGGCGGAAATACAGGAAGAGGTCATTTCCGCCGAGGAATACGAGGAAGTGCTGCACTGGTTCTATGACTTCCGCAAAACGACATCCATGTATCTCAAGGCCACCTGCGCGCCGCACTACTACCGCATCATGCGTCAGCGCGCCCGCGAGGAAGGCGTGAGCGTGACCATGGAAAACTTCGGCATGGACGCCATGACGCGCGGCTGCCTCGGCGGCACGGGCTTCTGCTTCATCAGCCATACCGGCCAGCTCCAGCCCTGCGGCTATCTCACGCTCGACTGCGGCAACGTGCGCGACACCCCCTTCCCCGAGCTCTGGAAAAAAACGCCGTGGTTCCTCAGGTTCCGCGACCAGAGCGCCTACAAGGGCAAGTGCGGCGTGTGCGAATACCACAAGGTATGCGGCGGCTGCCGCGCCCGCGCCTACAGCATGACCGACGATCCCATGGCGCAGGAACCCCTGTGCCTGTACCAGCCCAGGTCGGCCGCAAAGTAA
- the rpsF gene encoding 30S ribosomal protein S6, whose translation MRKMETLLLLSPELSVEERETILKTMDEVVVREGGKMLLVDQWGMRDLAYPVRKQMRGFYVRLEYAAPSQLVAELERIIRITDGVFKFMTVKLADSVEATEEVA comes from the coding sequence ATGCGCAAAATGGAAACCCTGCTGCTCCTTTCTCCGGAGCTGTCTGTGGAAGAGCGCGAAACCATCCTGAAGACCATGGATGAAGTGGTTGTCCGCGAAGGCGGCAAAATGCTTCTCGTGGATCAGTGGGGTATGCGCGATCTGGCCTATCCTGTCCGTAAGCAGATGCGCGGCTTCTATGTCCGCCTCGAATACGCCGCTCCTTCTCAGCTCGTGGCTGAACTGGAACGCATCATCCGCATCACCGACGGCGTGTTCAAGTTCATGACCGTCAAGCTGGCTGATTCCGTTGAAGCCACCGAGGAGGTCGCGTAA
- a CDS encoding AEC family transporter — protein sequence MTISLLLGEQIAAMLLMVLMGYAVVRLGLLRAEQSAPLAAVALYIVGPCMMLDAFQVEFSQDKLHGLFLSLAAAALAQALAIALNALIRRPLRLDPVEQASAIYSNGGNLIIPIVIHVLGPQWVLYTSGFLIGQTALFWTHCYTLLKKNGQVHLRNILFNVNILAMAAGALLFVTGLHFPEIPRLAVHATGSMIGPLCMIVTGMLIGSVSFRRILAYRKLPLIVALRLVVFPLVTLLLFRAGGLSSWVKDGDTILLISFLAAAAPCASTVTQMSHLYGHNGEYASLINVVSTLLCVITMPVMVYLFQI from the coding sequence ATGACCATTTCCCTTCTTCTCGGCGAACAGATCGCGGCCATGCTGCTCATGGTGCTCATGGGCTATGCCGTGGTGAGGCTCGGCCTGCTCAGGGCCGAACAGAGCGCGCCTCTTGCGGCCGTGGCCCTGTACATCGTGGGCCCCTGCATGATGCTCGACGCCTTTCAGGTGGAATTTTCCCAGGACAAGCTTCACGGACTCTTTCTGTCCCTTGCGGCGGCCGCCCTTGCTCAGGCTCTCGCCATTGCGCTGAACGCGCTCATACGCCGTCCCCTCAGGCTCGATCCCGTGGAGCAGGCCTCCGCCATCTACTCCAACGGCGGCAATCTCATCATTCCCATCGTCATCCATGTGCTGGGGCCTCAGTGGGTGCTGTACACCAGCGGCTTTCTCATCGGACAGACGGCCCTGTTCTGGACGCACTGCTACACGCTGCTCAAGAAAAACGGGCAGGTGCACCTCAGAAACATTCTCTTCAACGTGAACATCCTCGCCATGGCGGCGGGCGCGCTGCTCTTCGTCACCGGACTGCACTTTCCCGAAATTCCCCGGCTCGCGGTACATGCCACGGGTTCCATGATCGGCCCCCTGTGCATGATCGTCACGGGTATGCTCATAGGCTCGGTGAGCTTCCGCCGCATTCTCGCCTACAGAAAGCTCCCGCTCATCGTGGCGCTGCGCCTTGTGGTCTTTCCCCTCGTCACGCTTCTGCTTTTCCGTGCAGGCGGCCTTTCCTCATGGGTGAAGGACGGCGACACCATACTGCTCATCAGCTTTCTTGCGGCCGCCGCCCCCTGCGCCTCCACCGTCACGCAGATGTCGCACCTCTATGGTCACAACGGCGAATACGCAAGCCTCATCAACGTGGTGTCCACACTGCTCTGCGTGATAACCATGCCCGTCATGGTCTATCTTTTCCAGATCTGA
- a CDS encoding restriction endonuclease, with translation MALPVLDDYLFATLAVCPKTAPFSIHDLMEPVAAYLHLTPDDLAVKLSSGGSKHKNQIRWSLVFLTMARLLLRVRRGMYQITPDGVHYLSGHHALTRKDLQQFPEYRLWIKNSNKNDEKDHDDSGMTKKNDAQDMTPEESIDNAMETINAALASELLEAVRHNSPQFFEQLVVDLMLAMGYGGSVEDAGKAFKTTCDGGIDGIIKEDRLGLSSIYLQAKRWENTVGRPDIQAFAGALMGRHATRGVFITTSKFSKEALEYARLLSQASLVLIDGEKLVQLMIEYNIGVSVYKTYKVKRLDSDYFNEDA, from the coding sequence ATGGCCCTTCCCGTTCTTGACGACTACCTTTTTGCAACCCTTGCCGTATGTCCGAAGACGGCTCCTTTTTCCATCCATGACCTCATGGAGCCCGTTGCCGCATACCTTCATCTTACGCCCGACGATCTTGCCGTAAAACTGTCCAGCGGAGGTTCAAAACATAAGAATCAGATACGCTGGTCTCTCGTCTTCCTTACCATGGCACGTCTGCTGCTCCGCGTACGAAGGGGCATGTACCAGATTACGCCCGACGGTGTTCACTATCTGTCCGGTCACCATGCCCTGACCAGAAAAGATCTGCAGCAGTTCCCGGAATATCGTCTATGGATCAAAAACTCCAACAAAAATGACGAAAAGGATCATGACGACTCCGGCATGACGAAAAAAAATGATGCTCAGGACATGACGCCGGAAGAATCCATCGACAACGCCATGGAGACCATCAACGCAGCTCTTGCTTCGGAACTGCTTGAAGCGGTCAGGCACAATTCTCCCCAGTTCTTTGAGCAGCTGGTCGTGGACCTCATGCTGGCCATGGGATACGGAGGTTCCGTGGAAGATGCCGGAAAGGCCTTCAAGACGACATGCGACGGTGGCATCGACGGTATCATCAAGGAAGACAGACTCGGTCTGAGCAGTATCTATCTTCAGGCAAAACGCTGGGAAAACACTGTGGGCAGACCCGACATACAGGCTTTTGCCGGAGCGCTCATGGGCCGCCATGCCACACGGGGCGTGTTCATCACGACATCGAAATTCTCAAAGGAAGCTCTGGAATACGCCCGGCTGCTTTCCCAGGCTTCTCTGGTGCTGATCGACGGCGAAAAGCTCGTTCAGCTCATGATAGAGTACAACATCGGCGTTTCCGTCTACAAAACCTATAAGGTCAAACGACTCGATTCGGATTATTTCAACGAAGATGCCTAG
- the hemB gene encoding porphobilinogen synthase, with amino-acid sequence MTSLSFHRGRRLRRTPALRDMVRETSLSAADLIMPYFVVDTPDEHFRQPIASMPGQYQLSLAELEKEIGKAVETGLRSVLLFGIPAEKDPVGSGAYARDGIVQRATRMIKKNWPDLVVVTDLCLCEYTSHGHCGIIADGDKTGHVLNDPTLDLLAKTAVSQAEAGADIIAPSDMMDGRVLAIRNALDKAGFEEIPVMSYAVKYASAYYGPFRDAAESAPHFGDRRTYQMDPGNVQEALREMQADIEEGADMFIVKPAGPYQDVIRLMHDSFDVPLVSYQVSGEYSLICAAAQNGWIDRKAVIMESLIGLKRSGSKMIITYFAAEALREGWIR; translated from the coding sequence ATGACCAGTCTTTCCTTCCATCGCGGCCGCCGTCTGCGCCGCACGCCCGCGCTCCGCGACATGGTGCGCGAAACCTCCCTTTCCGCCGCCGACCTCATCATGCCCTATTTCGTGGTGGACACCCCCGACGAACACTTCCGTCAGCCCATCGCCTCCATGCCCGGCCAGTACCAGCTTTCCCTTGCGGAACTGGAAAAGGAAATCGGCAAGGCCGTGGAAACGGGCCTGCGCTCCGTGCTGCTCTTCGGCATTCCCGCCGAAAAGGACCCCGTGGGCTCCGGCGCCTATGCCAGAGACGGCATCGTCCAGCGCGCCACGCGCATGATCAAGAAGAACTGGCCCGACCTTGTCGTGGTCACCGACCTGTGCCTGTGCGAATACACCTCCCACGGGCACTGCGGCATCATTGCCGACGGCGACAAGACCGGCCATGTGCTCAACGATCCCACCCTCGACCTTCTGGCGAAAACCGCCGTTTCCCAGGCCGAAGCCGGTGCCGACATCATCGCTCCCTCCGACATGATGGACGGGCGCGTGCTCGCCATCCGCAACGCTCTGGACAAGGCGGGATTCGAGGAAATTCCCGTCATGTCCTATGCCGTGAAGTATGCTTCCGCCTACTACGGTCCCTTCCGCGATGCGGCCGAATCCGCTCCTCACTTCGGCGACCGCCGCACCTATCAGATGGATCCCGGCAACGTGCAGGAAGCGCTTCGCGAAATGCAGGCCGACATTGAGGAAGGCGCGGACATGTTCATCGTCAAGCCCGCCGGTCCCTATCAGGACGTGATCCGTCTCATGCACGACAGCTTCGACGTGCCGCTCGTATCCTATCAGGTGAGCGGCGAATACTCCCTCATCTGCGCCGCCGCCCAGAACGGCTGGATCGACCGCAAGGCCGTGATCATGGAATCGCTCATCGGCCTCAAGCGCTCCGGTTCCAAGATGATCATCACCTACTTTGCCGCGGAAGCCCTCCGCGAAGGCTGGATCCGCTGA